In Carassius gibelio isolate Cgi1373 ecotype wild population from Czech Republic chromosome B19, carGib1.2-hapl.c, whole genome shotgun sequence, one DNA window encodes the following:
- the LOC127979187 gene encoding uncharacterized protein LOC127979187 yields the protein MMSSSAGLEASLLDALRDADARCVESLLRQGADPNTILEDGLAAVHLAAGKESERGLRCLKLVLQHGADPNLRTTDDLTPLHIAASWGCLQNLRLLLRNGGNPNLTDQDGNKPSDLAEQEENSRCASLLQEYESHTSKEELDIPKFQYSILSGQSMSDSSFSPETSMLIPPGAEPLSSTRLSSFSSSCRVNGRPLNRDSQAFWLSETSDLDSHDSHVWNNDDMSKELPMLSSNGLSAVDNKKNPSMTYQHQAADSDCDVLHNNPVLSQRENRKSVTFRGSIDYLPVISPDEHQQFSLDQSSDLTSDLSQYVDFLDCKRMATVLQNQGIDVTCPDDVFIFSKEADTGEDEFDNTVVGPVQLDDDDDDDEFKSIIQPHISSGSSEYNSCGSDPYQSPSTENSASPPSSQPCDHTSGLTVEPCGFSVRNDGNRPLKEVVRGPTEQSCVSADVRDAGKVQETSTESDCIPSPFVTGRTRSRLSRHSERMSQKLSSFQTSSCLFEQTLPTATRSRRNTVKSPYATSKHSFNEDKMEDVDSQLSSLKLSVISDGQSQADTIILSDSMADTVLIAEGSVEPQLETSVSEAGNKLTTPEVKKSSTVMPQILPTLGDKEFSVTFGLASQGSLPFQVDNSESASRLMYDSPKTQRNPGANAGCSGCTPRYSMSRLSGRSRQALANYPCAPAGQPLTTETDEPVEYLYTDTEEGHELIETHVPPMASTSFSSRISTSSSEDTLLYDWRSLQLGSTSPDCSTDRYQTKQESDVGVSGLTDKDLRSKLIEMGEYPGPINSQTRPLYVQKLKRSLQNTPHSQKSVAVSPSAAGYSPELENVLHRFILPNCQADELALCEQFDKPDQNKRWREGYIKSSFNYLLLDPRVTKNLPYRSQSMNPKECFQTFISAVFYVGKGKRSRPYSHLYEALEYFKGDKTSKKLCSKVQHILQVWNAGHGVISLHCFQNVIAVEAYTREACMVDAIGLKMLTNQKRGDYYGVVSTWLVRRKRELGVHLLYRAMQIFLAEGERQLRPADIR from the exons ATGATGAGCAGCAGCGCGGGGTTAGAGGCGTCACTGCTCGACGCGCTGCGCGACGCGGACGCCAG gtgTGTGGAGTCTCTGCTGCGTCAGGGAGCCGACCCCAACACCATCCTCGAGGACGGACTGGCAGCTGTTCATCTGGCGGCAGGGAAAGAGTCTGAGAGAGGACTGCGCTGTCTCAAACTGGTCCTGCAGCACGGAGCCGATCCCAACCTCAG GACTACTGACGATCTGACTCCTTTACATATCGCTGCATCTTGGGGGTGTCTCCAGAATCTCCGATTACTCTTAAGGAATGGAGGAAACCCAAACCTCACAGATCAA GATGGGAATAAACCATCTGATCTGGCGGAGCAGGAGGAGAACAGTAGATGTGCAAGCCTTCTCCAAGAGTACGAATCCCATACATCCAAAGAGGAGCTAGACATTCCCAAATTCCAGTATT CGATCCTCTCTGGACAGTCCATGAGCGACAGTTCGTTCAGTCCAGAAACTTCAATGCTCATTCCCCCTGGAGCAGAACCATTGAGCAGCACACGCCTGTCCTCCTTTTCCAGCAGCTGTAGAGTCAATGGAAGACCTTTGAACAGAGACAGCCAGGCTTTCTGGCTCTCAGAGACGTCCGATCTTGACTCACATGACTCTCATGTGTGGAATAATGATGACATGAGCAAGGAGTTACCCATGCTGTCTAGTAATGGTCTCTCTGCTGTGGACAATAAGAAGAATCCATCCATGACATATCAGCATCAAGCCGCAGATAGTGACTGTGATGTTTTACATAATAACCCTGTTTTGTCTCAACGGGAAAACCGGAAGAGTGTGACCTTCAGGGGAAGTATTGATTATTTACCTGTTATCAGCCCAGACGAGCATCAGCAGTTCTCTCTTGATCAGTCCAGTGATCTTACATCGGATCTTTCTCAATATGTGGATTTCCTAGATTGTAAGCGTATGGCGACTGTGTTACAGAATCAGGGAATCGATGTCACGTGTCCTGATGATGTATTCATATTTTCCAAAGAAGCTGACACAGGGGAAGATGAATTTGACAATACTGTTGTGGGGCCTGTTCaactggatgatgatgatgatgatgatgaatttaAGAGCATCATTCAGCCCCACATCAGCAGTGGGTCCAGCGAGTACAACAGCTGTGGCAGTGACCCATACCAGAGCCCCAGCACTGAAAACAGTGCAAGTCCACCTTCATCCCAACCCTGTGACCACACATCAGGTTTGACTGTGGAGCCGTGTGGCTTCAGTGTTAGGAATGATGGAAACAGACCGCTAAAAGAGGTAGTCAGGGGTCCTACTGAACAATCGTGTGTATCCGCAGATGTCCGAGATGCCGGTAAGGTTCAGGAGACCAGTACTGAATCTGATTGTATTCCAAGTCCATTTGTTACTGGGAGAACCAGGTCCAGATTGAGTCGTCATTCTGAAAGAATGAGCCAAAAATTGTCTTCCTTTCAGACCAGCTCTTGCCTCTTTGAACAGACGCTGCCCACCGCTACCCGTTCGCGCCGCAACACTGTGAAGTCGCCTTACGCTACGTCAAAGCACAGTTTCAATGAAGACAAAATGGAGGATGTTGACTCACAATTGAGCTCTCTCAAGTTATCTGTAATCTCAGATGGTCAAAGCCAAGCTGACACAATAATCCTATCCGACAGCATGGCTGACACTGTGTTAATTGCTGAAGGAAGTGTTGAACCACAGTTGGAAACAAGTGTCAGTGAGGCTGGTAATAAGCTTACCACTCCTGAAGTGAAGAAATCCTCAACAGTAATGCCACAGATCCTCCCTACTCTAGGAGACAAAGAGTTTAGTGTCACGTTTGGACTTGCCTCTCAAGGGTCTTTGCCGTTTCAGGTAGATAACTCAGAATCTGCCTCCAGGTTGATGTATGATTCCCCAAAGACACAGAGGAATCCAGGAGCTAATGCAGGGTGCTCTGGATGTACTCCTCGGTATAGCATGAGCCGACTGTCGGGACGCTCGCGACAGGCACTGGCAAACTATCCTTGCGCACCTGCTGGACAGCCCTTAACTACTGAAACGGATGAACCTGTGGAATACCTTTATACTGACACTGAAGAGGGCCATGAGCTCATTGAGACCCATGTTCCCCCAATGGCCAGTACCTCCTTCAGCTCTAGGATAAGCACCAGTAGCTCTGAGGACACACTGCTTTATGATTGGCGCTCGCTTCAGCTCGGCTCTACAAGTCCAGACTGCAGCACAGACCGCTACCAAACCAAACAGGAGAGTGATGTTGGAGTAAGTGGTCTGACTGACAAGGACCTTAGAAGCAAGTTAATTGAAATGGGAGAATATCCAGGACCCATAAACAGTCAAACCCGCCCACTGTACGTACAGAAGTTAAAGAGATCCCTTCAGAATACGCCACACAGCCAGAAATCTGTCGCAGTGAGCCCCAGTG CTGCAGGTTACAGCCCAGAACTGGAAAATGTGCTTCACAGATTCATACTTCCTAATTGTCAAGCAGATGAGCTTGCCCTGTGTGAGCAGTTTGATAAGCCAGATCAGAATAAGAGATGGCGGGAGGGTTACATTAAATCCAGCTTTAACTACCTGCTGCTTGATCCACG AGTGACGAAGAATCTACCCTATCGAAGTCAGTCCATGAATCCTAAAGAATGTTTTCAGACGTTCATCAGTGCGGTTTTCTATGTTGGAAAGGGCAAGCGCTCTAGACCTTACAGTCATCTCTATGAAGCTCTGGAATATTTCAAAGGAGATAAGACCTCCAAG